From Polynucleobacter sp. MWH-Braz-FAM2G, a single genomic window includes:
- the gatB gene encoding Asp-tRNA(Asn)/Glu-tRNA(Gln) amidotransferase subunit GatB, whose protein sequence is MQWEVVIGLETHAQLQTESKIFSGASTRFGAEPNTQACAVDLALPGVLPVLNRQAVEHAICFGLAVNAKISPASIFARKNYFYPDLPKGYQISQMEIPVVVGGQVEILVGDEVKVVQLTRAHMEEDAGKSVHEEGFIGPQGEPSSGIDLNRAGTPLLEIVTEPVMRSAAEAVAYAKALHSLVVWLGVCDGNMQEGSFRCDANVSVRPKGQTEFGTRCEIKNLNSFRFLEEAIQYEVRRQIELIEDGGTVVQETRLYDPDRGETRSMRSKEDANDYRYFPDPDLLPVVIDDAWIADVCSKMPALPAQLREKWQSEFGLSAYDAQLLTQDRDTAKVFEELLAIVGIPLAKAAANLIAGEFASSLNRAGIATADAPLKPGHLAPLLIRVADGTISNKIAKDIFAILWEEAIAGKAISTVDQVIEAKGLKQISDSGALDAIIDQVLAANQKSVEEFRSGKEKAFNALVGQIMKASQGKANPSQVNELLRKKLS, encoded by the coding sequence ATGCAATGGGAAGTTGTTATTGGTCTAGAGACCCACGCACAATTACAAACAGAATCAAAAATTTTTAGTGGAGCAAGTACACGTTTTGGCGCCGAGCCAAACACACAAGCATGCGCAGTGGACTTAGCTTTGCCTGGTGTCTTGCCAGTGCTGAATCGTCAAGCTGTAGAGCATGCTATTTGTTTTGGTTTGGCGGTTAATGCAAAGATTTCTCCAGCAAGCATTTTTGCGCGCAAGAACTATTTTTATCCAGACCTGCCCAAGGGCTATCAAATTAGCCAAATGGAAATTCCCGTCGTGGTTGGTGGTCAGGTAGAAATTCTGGTTGGTGATGAGGTGAAGGTAGTTCAACTCACTCGCGCCCATATGGAAGAGGACGCTGGCAAATCAGTTCATGAGGAGGGTTTTATAGGTCCCCAAGGCGAACCGTCCAGCGGCATTGACTTAAATCGCGCAGGTACTCCACTTCTAGAGATTGTGACTGAACCAGTGATGCGCAGCGCAGCGGAGGCGGTTGCCTATGCCAAAGCATTGCATAGCCTAGTGGTATGGCTTGGGGTTTGTGATGGCAATATGCAAGAAGGCTCATTCCGATGTGATGCAAACGTATCTGTTCGCCCTAAGGGTCAGACTGAGTTTGGTACTCGTTGTGAAATTAAGAACTTGAACTCCTTTCGCTTTTTAGAAGAAGCAATTCAATATGAAGTGCGCCGTCAAATTGAGTTGATTGAGGATGGTGGTACTGTGGTTCAAGAAACCCGTTTGTATGATCCGGATCGTGGTGAAACACGCAGCATGCGGAGCAAGGAAGATGCAAATGACTACCGTTATTTCCCTGACCCCGATTTATTGCCTGTGGTAATTGATGATGCTTGGATTGCTGATGTGTGTAGCAAGATGCCCGCATTGCCTGCACAACTGCGTGAAAAGTGGCAAAGTGAATTTGGTTTAAGTGCTTATGATGCGCAGTTACTTACGCAGGATCGTGACACTGCAAAAGTATTTGAAGAATTGTTAGCAATTGTAGGTATTCCATTGGCTAAGGCGGCGGCTAATTTGATCGCTGGTGAATTTGCCTCTTCTTTAAATCGTGCTGGTATTGCTACTGCTGATGCGCCATTAAAACCGGGTCATTTAGCGCCATTACTTATTCGTGTGGCAGATGGAACTATTTCCAATAAGATTGCCAAGGATATCTTTGCGATTCTTTGGGAAGAGGCGATTGCAGGCAAAGCCATCAGTACTGTGGATCAAGTTATTGAGGCTAAGGGTTTGAAGCAAATAAGTGATAGCGGTGCGCTTGATGCCATTATCGATCAGGTATTAGCCGCTAATCAGAAATCTGTCGAAGAGTTTCGCTCGGGCAAAGAGAAGGCCTTCAATGCTCTGGTGGGGCAGATCATGAAAGCTTCACAAGGCAAAGCTAATCCTAGCCAAGTGAATGAACTCTTGCGTAAAAAGCTTAGTTAA
- the gatA gene encoding Asp-tRNA(Asn)/Glu-tRNA(Gln) amidotransferase subunit GatA, whose amino-acid sequence MSWHNTSIALMAKALAEKEVSSTELTQYFLDRIEAGKQWNAYLDVNAHLSLEQANKADSLIASGKSGKLTGIPVAHKDVFVTRGWRSTAASKILAGYQSPFDATVVANLGIPDESNPNAAGMVCLGKTNMDEFAMGSSNENSAYGPVLNPWNASHVAGGSSGGSAAAVAAGLAPIATGTDTGGSIRQPAAFCGLTGIKPTYGRVSRYGMIAYASSLDQAGPMGKTAEDCALLLSAMSTHDPRDSTSLADSGEDYGRYLNQAWQEGNANAGKPLEGLRIGLPKEFFAEGLANDVAKSVNEASKLLENLGATLVEVSLPKTKLSIPVYYVLAPAEASSNLSRFDGVRYGHRASEYKDLGDMYQKSRTEGFGAEVRRRIMIGTYVLCHGYYDAYYLQAQKIRRIIAADFQAVFNQCDVILGPVAPDVAWRLGEKSKDPVQMYLEDIYTLSTNLAGLPAMSVPCGFNANNLPIGMQLIGNYFSEARLLQVAHQYQQACDWHLRSASEVA is encoded by the coding sequence ATGAGCTGGCATAACACTTCAATTGCCTTAATGGCAAAAGCATTGGCCGAAAAAGAGGTCTCCAGTACGGAGTTGACCCAGTACTTTTTAGATCGCATTGAAGCTGGAAAGCAATGGAATGCATATCTTGATGTGAATGCTCACTTAAGCCTAGAGCAAGCAAATAAGGCAGATTCACTCATTGCATCCGGTAAATCAGGCAAATTGACTGGGATTCCGGTTGCTCATAAAGATGTCTTTGTAACGCGTGGCTGGAGGTCGACCGCAGCCTCCAAGATTCTGGCTGGATATCAAAGTCCTTTTGATGCCACCGTAGTTGCGAACTTGGGCATTCCAGATGAAAGCAATCCTAATGCTGCTGGCATGGTTTGTTTAGGAAAAACCAATATGGATGAGTTCGCCATGGGCTCGTCCAATGAAAACTCAGCTTATGGCCCTGTTCTAAATCCTTGGAATGCTTCCCATGTGGCGGGTGGCTCTTCTGGCGGATCTGCGGCAGCAGTTGCAGCAGGCTTGGCTCCTATTGCTACAGGTACTGATACTGGCGGCTCCATACGCCAACCAGCAGCCTTTTGTGGGCTAACTGGTATTAAGCCAACTTATGGGCGTGTATCGCGTTACGGCATGATTGCTTACGCTTCATCCTTAGATCAGGCAGGCCCTATGGGTAAAACGGCTGAAGATTGCGCATTGCTACTTTCTGCCATGTCAACACACGATCCGCGCGACTCTACATCTCTTGCTGATTCTGGTGAAGACTATGGCCGTTATTTAAATCAGGCTTGGCAAGAAGGTAATGCAAATGCAGGTAAGCCATTAGAGGGTTTGCGTATTGGCTTGCCAAAAGAATTCTTTGCTGAAGGCTTGGCAAATGACGTTGCTAAATCGGTTAATGAGGCGTCTAAGCTTTTAGAAAACTTGGGCGCAACCTTGGTTGAGGTGAGTTTGCCAAAAACTAAACTCTCCATTCCGGTTTATTACGTTTTAGCTCCAGCAGAAGCATCTAGTAATTTGAGTCGTTTTGATGGCGTGCGTTATGGTCATCGAGCTAGTGAGTACAAAGATCTTGGTGATATGTATCAGAAGTCGCGCACTGAAGGTTTTGGTGCTGAGGTACGACGTCGCATCATGATTGGAACCTATGTTCTTTGTCATGGTTACTACGATGCATATTATCTTCAAGCACAAAAGATTCGTCGGATTATTGCAGCAGATTTTCAGGCTGTATTTAATCAATGTGATGTGATTCTAGGACCAGTAGCCCCAGATGTTGCTTGGCGATTAGGCGAGAAATCGAAAGATCCAGTGCAAATGTATTTAGAGGATATTTATACACTTTCAACGAACTTAGCAGGTTTGCCAGCAATGAGCGTGCCATGTGGGTTTAATGCAAATAATCTACCTATCGGTATGCAATTAATAGGTAATTATTTTTCAGAGGCGCGCCTATTGCAAGTGGCACATCAATATCAACAAGCCTGCGATTGGCATTTGCGTTCAGCAAGTGAGGTGGCATGA